In a genomic window of Candidatus Baltobacteraceae bacterium:
- the meaB gene encoding methylmalonyl Co-A mutase-associated GTPase MeaB has translation MTQTEHAALLREFEARSPRALARAISLCEGGRGAELMRALYGKTGRALTIGLTGPPGVGKSTLSSALVRKARALGKTVGVISVDPSSPFSHGALLGDRIRLTEHFTDSDVFIRSMASRGHLGGLAGATADAVSLMDAFGKDVILIETVGVGQSEIEIAELAQTTIVALQPGSGDSIQVLKAGIMEVADIFVVNKADHPMANQLKREIRSMMEMLDFSGWVPELVMTNALAGDGIDDLWTAVQTHLAYLTSSGELDQKRREAYVHQVRQLALGHLQRRLERELDGDIATGIDPYAAADRVLQAFGAGAEAGDEPARAPRNRAAVKGLTGHPA, from the coding sequence TTGACCCAAACCGAACATGCCGCCCTCCTGCGGGAGTTTGAGGCCCGCTCTCCGCGCGCGCTCGCGCGCGCCATCTCGCTCTGCGAGGGCGGTCGCGGCGCCGAACTCATGCGCGCGCTCTACGGCAAAACCGGGCGGGCGCTTACCATCGGATTGACCGGGCCGCCGGGCGTGGGCAAGTCGACGCTGAGCTCGGCCCTCGTGCGTAAAGCGCGCGCGCTCGGCAAGACGGTCGGCGTCATCTCGGTCGACCCGTCCTCGCCGTTTTCCCACGGCGCGCTGCTTGGCGATCGCATTCGTCTCACCGAACACTTCACCGATAGCGACGTCTTCATCCGCTCGATGGCCAGCCGCGGTCACTTAGGCGGGCTCGCGGGCGCGACCGCGGACGCCGTTTCGCTGATGGATGCCTTTGGCAAAGACGTGATTCTGATCGAGACCGTCGGCGTAGGCCAGTCCGAGATCGAGATCGCCGAACTCGCGCAGACCACGATCGTCGCGCTGCAGCCCGGCAGCGGCGACTCGATTCAGGTGCTCAAAGCCGGGATCATGGAAGTCGCAGATATTTTCGTGGTCAACAAGGCCGACCACCCCATGGCCAATCAGCTCAAACGCGAGATTCGCTCGATGATGGAGATGCTCGATTTCTCGGGCTGGGTGCCGGAGCTCGTGATGACCAACGCCTTGGCCGGCGACGGAATCGACGATCTCTGGACGGCCGTACAGACGCACCTCGCCTATCTGACAAGCAGCGGCGAACTCGACCAAAAACGGCGCGAGGCCTACGTGCACCAGGTGCGCCAGCTGGCTCTGGGGCATCTGCAGCGCCGGCTCGAGCGCGAACTCGACGGCGATATCGCCACCGGCATCGATCCCTACGCGGCCGCCGACCGGGTGCTCCAGGCCTTCGGCGCGGGCGCCGAAGCGGGCGACGAACCGGCGCGTGCGCCGCGAAATCGCGCGGCGGTCAAAGGGCTGACGGGCCATCCCGCCTGA
- a CDS encoding methylmalonyl-CoA mutase family protein, which yields MIERPSGLGAQPTTQFVQQQEQWEAAAAKGKGRKGPGSGAVDRTISDLPLKPVYGPQDVEHLDLARDVSWPGQYPYTRGIHPNMYRDRLWTMRQFAGFGNAKQTNERYHFLLSQGQHGLSVAFDMPTLMGYDSDAAQARGEVGRCGVAIDTLADMEQLFDGIDMGDITTSMTINGPACIALAQYIAAAEKKGIPRAKLGGTIQADILKEYIAQKEWIFPPRPHMRVLVDMMRFTRDEMPKWNSISVSGYHIREAGSTAVQELAFTLADGFAYVEAGMKAGMDVDSFAPRLSFFFNAHIDFFEEICKYRAARRIWARRLKEKYGAKDPRSWQLRFHTQTAGCSATAQQPENNIVRVAFEAMAAVLGGTQSLHTNSMDEVLALPTEKSVEIALRTQQVLAYETNVTNVVDPLGGSYYVEALTDSMEAQAEEYFRQIEEYGGVIEAIEAGFFQREIADASYRYQRSLETKDRVIVGVNAFQKEEGRGDLDLLKIGEEIERGQSASVCAIRAQRDANAVARSLEGLQRACKDPLDNVMPHLIDAVNAYATEGEIVEAMVAVYGRYTERAAF from the coding sequence ATGATCGAGCGTCCGAGCGGGCTCGGCGCGCAACCGACAACGCAATTCGTCCAGCAGCAAGAGCAATGGGAAGCTGCCGCCGCCAAGGGTAAGGGCCGTAAAGGTCCTGGCTCGGGCGCGGTCGATCGTACCATTTCCGATCTTCCTCTTAAGCCCGTTTACGGTCCGCAGGACGTCGAGCATCTCGATCTCGCGCGCGATGTAAGTTGGCCGGGGCAGTACCCGTACACGCGCGGCATTCATCCCAACATGTATCGCGATCGCTTGTGGACGATGCGTCAGTTCGCCGGTTTCGGTAACGCGAAGCAAACCAACGAGCGCTATCACTTCCTGCTCTCGCAGGGCCAGCACGGGCTCTCGGTCGCGTTCGACATGCCGACGCTCATGGGCTACGACTCCGATGCCGCGCAGGCGCGCGGCGAGGTTGGCCGCTGCGGCGTCGCGATCGATACGCTCGCGGATATGGAGCAGCTCTTCGACGGCATCGACATGGGCGACATCACGACCTCGATGACGATCAACGGTCCCGCCTGTATCGCCCTCGCGCAGTACATCGCGGCGGCCGAAAAGAAGGGCATCCCGCGCGCGAAACTCGGCGGAACGATTCAAGCCGATATTCTCAAAGAGTACATCGCGCAAAAAGAGTGGATATTTCCGCCGCGCCCGCACATGCGCGTGCTCGTCGATATGATGCGCTTCACGCGCGACGAGATGCCGAAGTGGAACTCGATCTCCGTCTCGGGCTATCACATTCGCGAAGCCGGCTCGACCGCCGTGCAAGAACTCGCGTTCACCCTAGCCGATGGGTTCGCATACGTGGAGGCCGGCATGAAGGCCGGCATGGACGTCGACTCGTTTGCGCCGCGGCTCTCCTTTTTCTTTAACGCGCACATCGACTTTTTTGAGGAGATCTGCAAGTACCGCGCCGCACGCCGCATTTGGGCGCGCCGTTTGAAGGAGAAGTACGGCGCGAAAGATCCGCGCTCGTGGCAGTTGCGCTTCCACACGCAGACCGCCGGCTGCAGCGCGACCGCCCAGCAGCCGGAGAATAACATCGTGCGCGTCGCGTTCGAGGCGATGGCTGCGGTGCTCGGCGGAACGCAATCGCTGCACACCAACTCGATGGACGAAGTGCTGGCGCTCCCAACCGAGAAATCCGTGGAGATCGCGCTGCGCACGCAGCAGGTGCTCGCCTACGAGACCAACGTCACCAACGTGGTCGATCCGCTCGGCGGCTCGTACTATGTTGAAGCGCTCACCGATTCGATGGAGGCGCAAGCCGAAGAGTACTTCCGGCAGATCGAGGAATACGGCGGCGTGATCGAAGCGATCGAGGCCGGCTTCTTCCAGCGCGAAATCGCCGACGCGAGTTATCGCTACCAGCGTTCGCTGGAAACGAAAGATCGCGTCATCGTCGGCGTCAACGCGTTCCAAAAAGAAGAGGGACGCGGCGATCTCGATCTGCTCAAGATCGGCGAGGAGATCGAACGCGGACAATCGGCATCGGTTTGCGCCATACGCGCGCAGCGCGATGCGAACGCGGTCGCGCGATCGCTCGAAGGCTTGCAGCGGGCCTGTAAAGACCCGCTCGACAACGTGATGCCGCATCTCATCGACGCGGTCAACGCCTACGCGACCGAGGGCGAGATCGTGGAAGCTATGGTCGCGGTTTACGGGAGATACACGGAGCGCGCTGCGTTCTAA
- a CDS encoding cobalamin B12-binding domain-containing protein — MARPLRIVIAKAGLDGHDRGAKVIARALRDAGMEVIYTGLFQTPEQIVQTAIQEDADGIGLSILSGAHMTLFPLIVDQLKAQGAADIVFFGGGTIPPEDADELRHRGVREIFTPGAPLANIIDFVQREGGQRRELVG; from the coding sequence ATGGCTAGACCGTTACGCATCGTGATCGCCAAAGCGGGTCTCGACGGGCACGACCGCGGCGCCAAAGTCATCGCGCGCGCGCTGCGCGACGCGGGGATGGAGGTCATCTACACGGGGCTCTTTCAGACCCCCGAGCAGATCGTTCAAACCGCGATTCAAGAAGACGCCGACGGCATCGGCCTCTCGATTCTCTCGGGCGCGCACATGACGCTCTTTCCGCTGATCGTCGATCAGCTCAAAGCCCAGGGCGCGGCCGACATCGTCTTTTTTGGCGGCGGCACGATCCCCCCGGAAGATGCCGACGAGCTTCGCCATCGCGGCGTTCGTGAGATCTTCACGCCCGGCGCGCCGCTTGCCAACATCATCGACTTCGTTCAGCGCGAAGGCGGTCAACGCCGCGAACTCGTCGGCTAA